From Brassica rapa cultivar Chiifu-401-42 chromosome A06, CAAS_Brap_v3.01, whole genome shotgun sequence:
TGTTGAGCCGATCCTCTATATATAAGAATAAGAGTAACGATGTCGAGCAGCCAAAATATCCTTGGCCGAAACCTACTGTAGTTTCTTTCTAGAGGAGCTCGCCATAAGAAATACGAAAAAAAGTAAGAATTACAGCCTATGATTTCACAACTAAACTGGCAACGGCAATGAACAATGAACCGCTAAAGGAATATATACCTctcttttttggtaaaatagtaAATATAAAGGGATATATACTTTAGTTTAAACATTACAAAAGGGATCGGGTACCTGACCATCTAagctcaaaaaatatattttgaacatAATCAGTTCTTTGAAAACCAGTGCAATCGTAAAATCTACCTCTATGAACCAAAAATCACGTGGTTTGGAACGACCACCTATAAGTAATGGTAAGTTACAATCAATGAAGACCGTTATGGGTGGATCGTGCAAGATTCAAGGGGAACGTATGTAAACATTACACACTATACACAGTGACATGATGAAGAGTCAAACGTTTTCATGGGCATCACGTTTTGTATTCGTAGGTTTTTTATCTTTGAATATAGCTTAATGAAAATGTAAAGACGGTTTACCAGTATGAGATATCATAGTGCATGgtgaaaaaaagatttttaaaataaataaagatataagtttcagttttgttttatgGACGGTGAACTTGATAAGAGTTATTGAAAGGAATAAAAAACGGCTAATCCTTTTCTTATTATGTCTCCTCTTTTTGTCTCTTTGTATCAAATCAACTTATCTTGCAATCACCTAATTCATAGAACGGCGCCCCTAATTTTTGGTCGCTCACAATTTCTGCACGAGTGTTTTTTTCTGCCCTTTAATTTATCAGATTGTGCACGAGAAGATATCCTAATTAAGGTGAATGGCTGGAATCCATTTCACCGAAATAATTTCGCTAATCCTAAAAATATCAACATTACTTAAACATATATTACCAACTCTAATAAATAGAAAATCATAACTTACAATCTAAATTTTACTTATTatgcaaaatataatataatataatctattaatttttaatttatatattttttcaataaaTGGCTATTCTAATCTTAAAAAGACCCCATATCCAAAAGCCAATTCAATGAAATTGAATCAATACAAAGTACAAACTATAacaatttacataatttaaaattgtttatacttacatattttaatgtattctccaacaaatatttttaaaaatattataaattaatttttaagattAAATACATGAATACGTAAACACTTCATTATTGTTTCAAGAAGTTTTTTCTTGGTATAAAATTCAAAGTgtctataatttatttttttgtttggtcgtAGAGAGATAGTtctaattttactatttttatagGTTACGGTTACagtttattgtatttgaaatgtAAATTTGCATTCAAGTTTAagttttacattatttttggtaaattaCCCAAAACAATTAATTTGTATCCACCGgaattttagttaaatttcttagctgtttttgttcattttaaacagtatcaatactattaaaagggaaggagtctaaaaaaatctacctataaaagttgtttggaccctttcatttaactcattattttttggtcttaccttaaatttatactaacaatatgttaccatatatttctctaacaataaacttagtcaattcttttatttatttaaatctcaatcctaaattctaatcattactattactatatttatcattttgatttttaattgtaaaagcattgaaactaatgttttatattatcacttttatcatataatatatgatttaaaacaagataaattacaagacatatatgtgtacattctaacttcctcattcgtttataataaagtaatcatattatatctaaacttttccactaaaatctcatattatatactaaactttcaactgtctatagtttgataatattttcatatttaaaaataatttttctgaatattcatgttaccttcacaaaaatgaagaaattcattggttctattaaaactaacccgacttcacgatatcagtattgattattcaagattttgaaaattatttgtttagatattatacttttatatatttttcacttaaaacgaatcaatactattaaaagggaaagaattttaaaaaatctaatataaaaaattattggagttatgtataactatttattatttttctgataatacattaatcattctaaacatacaatatttcaaatatttttaactgatcttaatattattttttatgatacctttactcagaaaaatatttcatcaaccatgtttttgtacaataacattaaaaatctatatcaaaaggttgttggacctgatatggacgtaatgagtctacatctgttcgggtatttaatttgaaacaaaatatccgaaacacaaaaagtatttgaaactccaaacaaataccaaaaaattcaaataactaaaaatttaaaatcttattcaaaatccgacacgatgaactgaaaaatacccaaaattttttccaaatacccaattttttttaaatttaaaaaatttacctgaaatcaaaactctaatcgtaaaccaaaaacttaaaaataatatccataatactggaaacatattcgaaatattcaaatatacctaataaatacatatttatgatcgggtctaggataggacccggactcaaacaaagacctgcaGGTCAAAAAAACACAATAGATTATCTTCTTTATACCTAaactaaacctataattttggatcggttcggtttgtttttttgatccgaatataattttcatgtcgaaaagaaacttacgtaaaagtgtacatataaaatctcaaataaactaatttgtagattatatagctgttaaaaattatgtttttcgatataataaaactttgtattataatataatcgaACAACCTCGCGCTTTCCAatcgcggatcaaaatctagttattagtTAAAAATCATTGAGGAACTGTACTTAGGTAACAAATCCTcctaaaaagttattttttcaaACATCATTGGTAATATATCTAATTAACCCGTGAAAATCTATCCTTCAAAGATCATCAAAAATTTTATTGGATTTTGACGGAACTTATTTCAATTTTCTTATgaaattatttagttatttgaaataaataattgaacAAATTTCATtactagaaaataaaataaaatacaaagcaCTAAAATAGTTCAATAAAACAGAAAAACGATTCTCTGTTGGAAAATCTGGAAGTTTCATTCATAGAAATTCCTACAACTTGAAGAATTCACTACAGTAGTGTTGTTTATTTCTTCCAAATTAACAGGATGATTTTTGTTGAGATAGTTGCGTAAGTCAGATCAGATCAGGATGTCTCCTGCCTTACTCGTCTagataaattaacatatttgttataaaaactataattaaacaattataaaaatattgattaaaagaagaaatatatatactagatcgTCGTCGTGGGTTTCTATATTTTCATAGCATCACCCATTATACGTTGCAGTTTCGTTACTATACCTAGCTCTATCACTTTCACGGTTCTTTAAGGAGTAATTTTCGTTCTAATACGCCGTGAACCCATCCCAAATCGTTGTGTTCAAATTGACCGACTTCTCTTTACCGTTTCCACTTGTTCAGGTGGTTGGAGTCTTAAGTTTTTGGTTGCTTGTCAAACTTATGATTTTTTGTCCCAACTGTATACTCTTACtatagatgaaaaaaaaaaacctttttattAGTGTTCCAGttacaaaaataacatttatattagtgttgatatatttttagaaagtcAAAATACAGTAGAGATAGTTTTCCACGCGTAAAGATAATGTGATATCAGTAAACGAAAACTATGGGTGATTTCCGGATACACGCGCGTGATAGGCTCAATCCTAAAAAGGGTACATGCAAAAATGAAAAGACACCACCAAAAACGGTATTtcgtaattttattttcttcttttcagtGTCTTCTTCTCACATTTCGGCTCGAGATTTATTTGACACCGTACCCGACCATTTTATCAAAAGTGTAATGGCTAAGCTGCTTtcaagatgtttttttttttggacaaatctGCTTTCAAGACGTTTTAAGCCACCAATATATTTAAGTTCAACTTTTATTTATGACCAGGTTCAAATATCAACTACAATTATATCTTACAAACATTTTTGGTATTCAAATTTAGAACTGATAAATACTATTGCTTTCTCCGTTTTAGTTTATTGTCgtcatattataaaattttcgtttcaaaataagtgtcgttttaaaatttcaatgtaaatttattaataatattttttaatttatttttgtattggttgaaatatggttagtgTATGAATactgatgtttttattttagaaatatgtaaaattaaatatttttgtgcaTAAACCTAAAAAGACAGCTATAATGAAAGggattaaatatacaaattttgaTGTCCATATTATTATAACCATTACTGGGAGATGTCGTGTAtcatttgaatttttgttgctcacctttttaaaaatatgcatACTTGTATTGTTGTAGTAGTAACGTAccgaatgaaaaataaaatactaacgTACAGAATGATATAGTTACGTTACAAGGTTGATTGTTTTTGGTGTTACGGTTTCTCTCTATAAGTGGTTTTGTGACGCTTGTCGGCTAATATGACACGTGATAAGCTTTTGACTAACACCTCTCCAAAAGTCTAAAGCGTTTACAACACGTCAAAATTTTGAAGACAAGTGTGCCTCGGATGGACTCTACtgagtaaaaaataaatcatgtttttgtttttttttacaatagaAAAACAATGTAACTGCCTTAAATCaagtatatattgtattttactAATGTATCCACCTGCTAAAAATTCGTGTATAAATTTACACTACAGCAATTCAAATTTCCTCATGGAGTTTATTACTTAAATCAATCATAAGTCAAACCTAGCTAAAATTGTTAGGAACTCGATACAATCTTATTCTTAAAAGGAGCCGATTAAATATTCTTATATTTCtaactaagaaaataaataaatgaaggAGTAACACCATACacttacattaataatatagtGCCATGtggataaaaataaaacttatttaaaaCGATGCCCTTTAGGGCGACGGACCCGCCACCACCTTTTCTCTCCTATAAGACACACGCAATACCCACGACGAAGTAAGAACCTGTAGACACATACAAATAGTTGAAATCACTCGCAAAATTTCTCAGATACACACCAAAGCAAAATTCAAGAAAGTAAACAAATGGCATTTCTTCTAAACATTTTTCTTCTAGCGGTTCTTGTAATGATCATCCTATTAATTTTATCTTCATATTCAACAAAAAAGATCCAAGAAACCACCGCAAATGGTCCAAGAGCGTATCCACTCATTGGCTCCACACTCTCTTTCAACAAAAACCGTCACCGTCTTCTCCAATGGTACACCGAACTCCTCCGTCTCTCTCCGTCGCAGACCATCTCAATTCCTCTCCTTGGAAGCCGTCGCACCATCGTCACAGCCAACCCAGAAAACGTAGAATACATTCTCAAGACAAATTTCTTCAACTTCCCAAAAGGGAAACCTTTCACCGATCTTCTCGGTGATCTACTCGGAAAAGGCATTTTTAACGTCGACGGTCATGCATGGAGTTCGCAGCGTAAACTCGCTAGCCACGAGTTTTCTGCTCGTTCGCTGAGGAGTTTCTCTTTCGAGGTTCTTAAAGAAGAAGTCGAGAACCGTCTTGTACCGGGGCTGTCTGCGGCGGCTGATGCTGGTACGACAGTAGACTTGCAAGATGTTTTGAAACGTTTTGCTTTCGATGTTGTTTGTAAAGTCTCTTTGGGTTGGGATCCGGATTGTTTGGATTTGACCCGACCCGTTAACCCACTTGCCGAGGCGTTTGATACGGCTACTGAGATTAGTGCTCGCCGTGCCACGGAGCCGGTTTACGCTGTTTGGAAAGTGAAGAGAGCGCTGAACGTGGGAAGCGAGAGGAGGTTGAGAGAAGCGATTAGGACCGTCCACGTGTTGGTGTCCGAGATTGTCAGAGCTAAGAAGAAGAGTCTTGAGATAGGGACCGGAGAAGAAGCCAAACAAGATCTTCTGTCGAGGTTTCTAGCCGCCGGCCACGACGGAGAATCGGTGAGAGACATGGTTATTAGTTTCATCATGGCGGGAAGGGATACGACTTCAGCGGCGATGACGTGGCTGTTTTGGTTGTTGTCTGAGAACGGTAACGTGGAGAGGAAGCTTCTAGAGGAAGTGGACCCGTTGATAAGTTTAGGGCTAGGGTTTGAGGAACTGAAAGAGATGAGCTACACGAAGGCTTGCTTATGTGAAGCCATGAGGCTTTACCCACCTGTGTCGTGGGACTCAAAGCATGCTGCAAACGACGACGTTTTGCCTGACGGCACACGTGTTAAAAAAGGAGATAAGGTGACTTATTTTCCGTACGGTATGGGGAGGATGGAGAATCTGTGGGGGAAGGACTGGGATGAGTTTAAACCAAGCCGGTGGTTTGATTCTGAACCGGGGAGTACACGGCCGGTTTTGAAACCGGTTAGTCCTTTCAAGTTTCCGGTTTTCCAGGCTGGACCCAGGGTTTGTGTAGGGAAGGAGATGGCGTTCATGCAGATGAAGTACGTGGTTGGTTACGTTTTGAGTCGGTTTGAGATTGTAACGGTTAATAAGGACAAGCCGGCTTTTGTTCCTCTTTTGACAGCTCATATGGCTGGTGGACTCAAGGTGAAGATCAAGAGGAGGGAAGTCATGTCACATCCTTGACCATGCACGCACgttttaatagaataatttAGGAAACGTAAAATGAGTGAATTTGTATACTAGTACCGTAGTACGGTAAACTCgtgcaaaaaaatataatctataGATTACTAAGGCATGAAAACAACCGGTATTTGTTTGCACCAACCTACTATGTTTCAAAGAAACCAGTAAAAATCAGAAATTAATAGGAGCAATTGGGTCAGACAACCAAATCAAATTGGAATGAGTAAAGCGATCACAACCAATACTAAATCCGCAATTGATTTTTATTTCGGTCCGGACACTTAAAGGAATTAGCAAAATATCGCAAGACAAATTTTGCAACGTCTATTTTTATGTTCGTAAATTGCTACAATTGTTGGCAGTTTACAATCGGTCCGGACACTTAAAGGAATTAGCAAAATTTTGACAATCTGGCCTGGATTCACGTTGCTGCCAGATTCCAAAGCCAAGTTTCGGAAGCAACCGTACAATTTACTATGTAAGAAATTTCCTGCTGTATCTTTTATAGGAGGTGCAGTTCTTTCAGAGTTAAGATTTGGCTTGTTGAACAGACTAAGAGACTGAGAAGAGGCTTACAATTGACTGAGTCTCTTAGCCATGGATGGTTCACTACTTCACTGTAAGTACCTCTCTAGAAATCTAAGGAGTTCATGCCAACATTTCCTCCAAACCGTAATTGAGGAGTCTAAATATTTGTATTCTTATTTTGTAAGCTTTTAAACCAAAGAGATGATTAGGAGGAACTTGCTGATCTAGTGGTCCATAAAAGGTGTGTGTGTCTGTCGCTCTCTCTACCTTGTATAAATACCAGTATCAAAATTAATTGAGAGAGATACGTTGCTTTTGAGTTTCTTTCCTTAGGTTGatagtcttttctttttgtgttaTCTTCTTCACGAGGTATATAATACTCTAAAGAGTTAGCCTAAAAGATGGAAGGGGACTTTGCCATCTGTAAGTTGTGTTACGTGTGCCATAAGGTTACGTGAAcctgtagtttttttttataggtTCGTGCCTTATATAGTTTCCTCATTTATTCTAATACGCGGTATGTTCTGTAACAATGTTTCTGTAAGATTGCTGATCGTTTTAAAACCACTTATGGTCTGGACATGGTGTCTACTGGTGAGTAAGCGATGCATAATGGCTCATTTCGTTTATTTTAACTCCTTTTTTGTGGGTCGCTTCACTGTCTTTATTGGTAGATGGCAAGCGTGA
This genomic window contains:
- the LOC103873137 gene encoding cytochrome P450 94B3; amino-acid sequence: MAFLLNIFLLAVLVMIILLILSSYSTKKIQETTANGPRAYPLIGSTLSFNKNRHRLLQWYTELLRLSPSQTISIPLLGSRRTIVTANPENVEYILKTNFFNFPKGKPFTDLLGDLLGKGIFNVDGHAWSSQRKLASHEFSARSLRSFSFEVLKEEVENRLVPGLSAAADAGTTVDLQDVLKRFAFDVVCKVSLGWDPDCLDLTRPVNPLAEAFDTATEISARRATEPVYAVWKVKRALNVGSERRLREAIRTVHVLVSEIVRAKKKSLEIGTGEEAKQDLLSRFLAAGHDGESVRDMVISFIMAGRDTTSAAMTWLFWLLSENGNVERKLLEEVDPLISLGLGFEELKEMSYTKACLCEAMRLYPPVSWDSKHAANDDVLPDGTRVKKGDKVTYFPYGMGRMENLWGKDWDEFKPSRWFDSEPGSTRPVLKPVSPFKFPVFQAGPRVCVGKEMAFMQMKYVVGYVLSRFEIVTVNKDKPAFVPLLTAHMAGGLKVKIKRREVMSHP